In Humulus lupulus chromosome 7, drHumLupu1.1, whole genome shotgun sequence, the following are encoded in one genomic region:
- the LOC133788340 gene encoding inactive glucose-6-phosphate 1-dehydrogenase 4, chloroplastic, translating to MSAASSAFLVPFSKYSTSTPVFYLSNSHVRSFTAPTNKSHPRSSGFYGGASFFHGFCGFKLWILESLNLRQPKGKFGPKHELKIIKNQDKDHSSIHIETTSSFEEQASDGTTIELGHVSTSMQSPTSLPQTHSSDFPSDVAGRPSGPSLCIAVIGATGELARRKIFPALFALYYTGFLPENIGIFGYSRKNLTDEDLRSIIASTLTCRVDHQEDCGDKMDTFLSRTYYINGGYDNREGMLKLNALMEHVEGGSAANRIFYLSVPQEALIDVASSLADYAQTIKGWNRIITEKPFGFNLLSSLRLTQSLLSKFKERQIYRIDHLLGRNLIENLTVLRFSNLVFEPLWSHKYIRNVQIVLSEDLCVYASRYFEGYGIIRDIVHSHILQTIALLAMEPPISLDGEDIRNEKVKVMRSIRKLEPSDVILGQYKAGREDKVDVYTDSLTPTYFAAAMYIDNARWDGVPFLIKTGIGLIEHRVEIRIQFHHVPGNIYRERMGHNIDLVTNELILRDAPDEAILIRVNNKIPGLGLYLDSPELNLLYKDKYNVDIPDSYEHLLLDAIHGDNHLFMRSDEVAAAWNILSPVIQEIDKNNIVPELYELGGRGPIGAYYLWAKHGVRWAED from the exons ATGTCTGCGGCGTCTTCAGCTTTCTTGGTACCCTTTTCCAAGTACTCAACTTCAACACCAGTGTTTTATCTCTCTAACTCTCATGTTCGTAGCTTCACG GCTCCAACAAACAAATCTCATCCTCGATCAAGTGGTTTTTATGGAGGAGCCAGCTTCTTCCATGGATTTTGTGGCTTTAAATTATGGATACTTGAGAGCCTTAACCTACGGCAGCCCAAGGGAAAATTTGGTCCTAAACATGAGTTGAAGATTATAAAAAATCAAGACAAAGATCATTCATCAATTCATATTGAAACAACTTCATCATTTGAAGAACAAGCCTCTGATGGAACAACAATTGAGTTGGGGCATG TGTCCACTTCTATGCAATCTCCTACATCTTTACCACAAACACATTCCTCTGATTTCCCAAGTGATGTTGCTGGACGACCATCAGGTCCATCACTGTGCATAGCTGTCATAGGAGCTACTGGTGAGTTGGCAAGGAGAAAGATCTTTCCAGCACTATTTGCTCTGTATTACACTGGGTTTCTTCCTGAG AATATTGGAATATTTGGTTATTCGAGAAAGAATTTGACAGATGAAGATCTAAGATCAATAATAGCTTCAACTCTGACTTGCCGTGTTGATCATCA aGAAGACTGTGGAGACAAAATGGATACTTTTCTGAGTAGGACATATTACATTAATGGCGGTTATGATAACAGAGAAGGGATGCTAAAGCTTAATGCCCTAATGGAGCATGTTGAG GGGGGATCTGCAGCGAACAGAATATTTTACCTTTCGGTGCCACAAGAAGCACTTATAGATGTTGCTTCTTCTCTTGCCGATTATGCCCAAACCATCAAGGGCTGGAACCGTATAATAACTGAGAAACCATTTGGCTTCAATTTACTATCATCTCTTCGGTTGACACAGTCTCTTCTTTCCAAGTTTAAGGAGAGGCAAATATACAG GATTGATCATCTCCTAGGCAGGAACCTTATTGAAAATCTTACAGTTTTAAGATTTTCCAATCTAGTTTTTGAGCCACTATGGAGTCATAAATACATAAGAAATGTACAG ATTGTCTTATCAGAAGACCTGTGTGTGTACGCATCAAG GTATTTTGAGGGTTATGGGATAATTCGAGACATAGTACATAGTCATATACTCCAAACAATAGCATTGCTTGCCATGGAACCTCCTATAAGTCTTGATGGTGAAGATATTCGAAACGAAAAG gtcaaggttatgaggtcgatCCGCAAATTGGAACCTAGTGATGTTATACTTGGGCAATACAAAGCAGGCAGGGAGGATAAAGTTGATGTGTATACAGACAGTCTGACACCCACATATTTTGCTGCTGCAATGTATATTGACAATGCACGCTGGGATGGTGTGCCTTTTTTGATTAAAACTGGAATAGGACTCATTGAACACAG GGTGGAGATACGTATACAGTTTCATCATGTCCCAGGAAACATTTATCGAGAGCGAATGGGGCATAATATTGACCTTGTTACCAACGAGCTGATTTTACGAGATGCTCCAGATGAAGCCATCCTCATCAGGGTCAATAATAAGATCCCAGGACTGGGGTTGTACTTGGATTCCCCAGAATTGAATTTGCTTTACAAGGACAA GTACAATGTTGACATACCCGATTCATACGAGCATCTTCTTCTTGATGCCATCCACGGTGACAATCATCTGTTCATGAGAAGCGACGAGGTTGCAGCTGCGTGGAATATTCTAAGTCCAGTCATCCAGGAAATAGACAAGAACAATATAGTACCAGAGCTGTATGAATTGGGGGGAAGAGGTCCAATTGGTGCATACTATTTGTGGGCAAAACATGGAGTTCGGTGGGCAGAGGACTAG